The following proteins come from a genomic window of Salvia hispanica cultivar TCC Black 2014 chromosome 4, UniMelb_Shisp_WGS_1.0, whole genome shotgun sequence:
- the LOC125220018 gene encoding transcription factor UNE10-like isoform X1 has protein sequence MNHSSRSKSSNSFATDAPSLEYEVAELAWENGQLAMYGLGAPRALNNKGAGADTLESIVDQATFSLPHAKSAALVPWLDHGAGAAAASMDALVPCNNEKHENTVGSCSGLARASYTSDGRDSLLDSCDREFAASLWSPENTSSGEDCTKTSAEDHETVCYGGSQRQAGKKSNRKLGIGKSSIISAKVRAAAIHNQSERRRRDKINERMKTLQKLVPNSSKTDKASMLDEVIDYMKQLQAQVQMMSRMSMPSMNMMMPLSMQQHLQMSMMTPTMAMPMPMGVMDIGRATGMLPMMPSSTGFMPWDIQPPPPTPDFLSNFFATQPQQPMTVDGYTRLAAMYQQLQQTSAMTASKK, from the exons ATGAATCACTCCTCCCGCTCTAAATCATCCAATTCCTTCGCCACAGATGCCCCCTC ATTGGAGTACGAAGTGGCGGAGCTAGCATGGGAGAACGGGCAGCTGGCCATGTACGGCCTGGGCGCGCCGCGCGCTCTCAACAACAAGGGCGCCGGCGCCGACACGCTAGAGTCCATAGTAGACCAAGCCACCTTCAGCCTCCCCCACGCCAAATCTGCCGCCTTGGTTCCTTGGCTCGACCACGGCgccggcgccgccgccgcgaGCATGGACGCCCTGGTGCCGTGCAACAACGAAAAGCATGAGAACACGGTGGGATCGTGCAGCGGCTTGGCACGTGCGAGTTACACGAGCGACGGGAGAGACAGCCTGCTTGATTCTTGCGACAGAGAATTCGCAGCCTCCCTATGGTCGCCGGAAAACACCAGCTCCGGCGAAGATTGCACCAAGACCTCTGCCGAGGACCACGAAACCGTTTGCTACGGCGGATCACAG aGGCAGGCAGGGAAAAAAAGCAACAGAAAATTGGGAATTGGaaaatcatcaattatttCAGCTAAAGTTAGGGCAGCTGCCATCCATAACCAGTCTGAGAGA AGAAGAAGGGacaaaattaatgaaagaATGAAGACATTGCAGAAGTTGGTCCCCAATTCCAGCAAG ACGGATAAGGCGTCAATGTTGGATGAAGTAATAGATTACATGAAACAATTGCAAGCACAAGTGCAGATGATGAGTAGGATGAGTATGCCATCCATGAATATGATGATGCCATTGTCCATGCAACAACACCTTCAGATGTCTATGATGACTCCAACCATGGCCATGCCTATGCCCATGGGAGTCATGGACATCGGTCGCGCCACTGGAATGTTGCCCATGATGCCCTCGTCCACTGGATTCATGCCATGGGACATCCAGCCTCCACCGCCCACGCCCGACTTTTTATCCAACTTCTTTGCCACTCAACCGCAA CAGCCAATGACGGTCGATGGCTACACCAGATTGGCAGCTATGTATCAGCAGTTGCAACAAACGTCTGCGATGACTGCCTcaaaaaaatga
- the LOC125223772 gene encoding F-box protein At5g51370-like isoform X2, whose amino-acid sequence MSSSPRKDPIFNPNSNHNKRMIPSPDDALKHALLKLRPRTVSQSGSTSPYSESEPESDSSNPNHLPAAADCTALLSDELLLEVLGRIRDRKQHIANSLVCRRWCVLCGKLVKSIKLIDWEFLESGRMSFRFPNLEDVNLVPACIKSARNSGILLSNSLIEVRLSSGMLENGEGMFVRKGDVVESKAIDGGVAILAEGCKNLRRVALMNVSEEGLNCLAKECELLQEMELHNCGDFALRGIYNCRNLQILKLNGNINGVYGSVVSDIGLTILAQGCSRLVKLELVGCEGSYDGIKAIGQCCQMLEELTICDHRMEGGWLSALSYCRNLKSLSFQSCKNIDENPGLDEHLGSCMMLEELHLRKCQMRDKQGVKALFVVCRRIRELVLEDCWGLDDSIFTAATVFRSIRSLSLEGCSLLTTQGLESVVLSWKELNRLRVVSCNNIKDSEITAELATLFSILKELKWQPDSRSILSASLAGTGIGQKGSRSLRWK is encoded by the exons ATGTCGTCCTCACCTCGAAAAGACCCAATCTTCAACCCTAATTCCAACCACAACAAGAGGATGATTCCCAGCCCGGATGACGCACTGAAGCATGCTCTCCTCAAATTGCGCCCGCGCACCGTCTCGCAATCCGGGTCAACCTCTCCCTACTCCGAGTCCGAGCCCGAATCCGATTCGTCAAACCCTAACCATCTTCCTGCCGCCGCCGACTGCACCGCTCTTCTCTCGGATGAGCTGCTGCTGGAGGTGTTGGGTAGAATTCGTGACAGGAAGCAGCACATTGCGAATTCATTGGTTTGCCGGAGGTGGTGCGTGCTGTGCGGGAAGCTGGTTAAGTCGATTAAGTTAATTGATTGGGAGTTTTTGGAGTCAGGTAGAATGAGCTTTCGCTTTCCTAATTTAGAAGATGTTAATTTAGTTCCGGCTTGTATTAAATCTGCTAGAAATTCTGGTATTTTGTTGAGTAATAGCTTGATTGAGGTTCGTCTGAGTTCGGGGATGTTGGAAAATGGCGAAGGGATGTTCGTTAGGAAGGGGGATGTTGTTGAGTCGAAGGCTATCGATGGAGGGGTGGCGATATTAGCTGAAGGGTGCAAGAATTTGAGGAGAGTGGCGTTGATGAATGTTAGCGAAGAAGGGCTAAATTGCTTGGCGAAGGAATGTGAGTTGTTGCAGGAGATGGAGTTGCATAACTGTGGTGATTTCGCACTGAGGGGGATTTATAATTGCAGGAATTTGCAGATTTTGAAGTTGAATGGGAATATAAACGGTGTTTATGGCTCTGTGGTTTCTGATATTGGATTGACTATACTGGCACAAGGATGCAGCCGACTAGTGAAGCTTGAGCTGGTGGGATGTGAGGGGAGTTATGACGGTATCAAGGCAATTGGGCAGTGTTGCCAGATGTTGGAGGAGTTAACGATATGTGATCATAGGATGGAAGGAGGGTGGTTGTCGGCTTTGTCATACTGTAGGAACTTGAAGAGTTTGAGTTTCCAGTCGTGTAAGAATATTGATGAAAATCCCGGACTAGATGAGCATTTAGGATCATGTATGATGCTTGAGGAGTTGCATTTGAGGAAGTGCCAAATGCGAGACAAGCAGGGTGTGAAGGCGTTGTTTGTAGTGTGTCGGAGGATTAGAGAGCTGGTTCTTGAGGACTGTTGGGGATTGGATGACAGTATCTTTACTGCTGCCACTGTTTTTAG GAGCATAAGATCTCTCTCACTGGAAGGATGCTCGTTACTGACAACACAAGGACTAGAATCCGTAGTTCTATCTTGGAAGGAGCTCAATAGGCTTAGAGTAGTTTCATGTAACAACATTAAAGACAGTGAAATAACCGCAGAACTAGCGACTTTATTTTCCATTCTCAAAGAGCTGAAGTGGCAGCCGGATTCCCGGTCAATCCTATCTGCTAGCCTTGCTGGTACAGGTATTGGACAAAAAGGCAGTAGATCTCTGAGATGGAAGTGA
- the LOC125224503 gene encoding non-structural maintenance of chromosomes element 3 homolog — protein MSYAPEIASQFDIPDLEKDKLVGEVIRYILFKTEQNSGCPIKREELTQLITAKGYKQRNFPSFVIDEAKSKLSSIFGYDMRELQRSRPSAAANTGRASQSQQSVGEAKSYIIISKLPSDVYGKFVEDKSSVHLSGLTFVVIGIIHLAGGKITEENLWHHLKRLGLHENEENHPKFSNTKQALEALVQQRYLQKEKVNGPEGNIVHYELAERALDAPIYDKIKEYVAQMVQKDATPSEYD, from the exons ATGTCTTACGCTCCTGAAATCGCCTCTCAGTTTGACATACCTGACCTT GAAAAGGATAAATTGGTAGGGGAAGTGATCCGCTACATCCTCTTCAAAACCGAGCAAAATTCAGGCTGTCCAATTAAAAGGGAGGAACTCACTCAGTTGATTACGGCTAAAGGGTATAAGCAGAGAAATTTTCCTTCTTTTGTAATCGATGAGGCCAAATCCAAACTCTCTTCGATCTTCGGCTATGATATGAGGGAACTTCAGCGTTCTCGGCCTTCGGCGGCAGCCAACACAGGCCGTGCTTCGCAATCACAACAGT CTGTTGGTGAAGCAAAATCGTATATAATCATAAGTAAGCTGCCTTCTGATGTCTATGGAAAATTTGTAGAGGATAAGAGTTCAGTACATCTGTCAGGCTTAACTTTCGTCGTAATTGGGATAATTCATTTAGCAGGAGGCAAAATCACGGAAG AAAATCTTTGGCATCATCTAAAGCGCTTGGGATTGCATGAAAATGAGGAAAACCATccgaaattttcaaataccaaACAGGCGTTAGAAGCACTTGTCCAGCAAAG ATATTTgcagaaagaaaaagttaatggtcCTGAAGGCAACATTGTGCATTATGAGCTTGCTGAGAGAGCTCTAGATGCGCCTATTTACGACAAAATCAAAGAATATGTAGCTCAG ATGGTGCAGAAAGATGCAACGCCATCGGAATATGATTAG
- the LOC125218333 gene encoding protein transport protein Sec61 subunit beta-like, protein MATGGAAPERGSAAAAAANLRRRRTGGGGGGAAGGTSGTMLQFYTDDAPGLKISPNVVLVMSIGFIAFVAVLHVVGKLYLVRKD, encoded by the coding sequence ATGGCAACCGGTGGAGCTGCACCAGAACGAGGAAGTGCAGCTGCAGCTGCAGCTAATCTTCGTAGGAGAAGAacaggtggaggtggaggtggtgcGGCTGGTGGAACTAGTGGAACCATGCTTCAGTTTTATACAGATGATGCCCCAGGGCTTAAAATTTCTCCAAACGTCGTTCTTGTGATGAGCATTGGTTTCATAGCTTTTGTTGCTGTACTTCATGTTGTGGGCAAGCTCTACTTAGTCCGCAAAGACTAG
- the LOC125220018 gene encoding transcription factor UNE10-like isoform X2 encodes MNHSSRSKSSNSFATDAPSLEYEVAELAWENGQLAMYGLGAPRALNNKGAGADTLESIVDQATFSLPHAKSAALVPWLDHGAGAAAASMDALVPCNNEKHENTVGSCSGLARASYTSDGRDSLLDSCDREFAASLWSPENTSSGEDCTKTSAEDHETVCYGGSQRQAGKKSNRKLGIGKSSIISAKVRAAAIHNQSERRRRDKINERMKTLQKLVPNSSKTDKASMLDEVIDYMKQLQAQVQMMSRMSMPSMNMMMPLSMQQHLQMSMMTPTMAMPMPMGVMDIGRATGMLPMMPSSTGFMPWDIQPPPPTPDFLSNFFATQPQPMTVDGYTRLAAMYQQLQQTSAMTASKK; translated from the exons ATGAATCACTCCTCCCGCTCTAAATCATCCAATTCCTTCGCCACAGATGCCCCCTC ATTGGAGTACGAAGTGGCGGAGCTAGCATGGGAGAACGGGCAGCTGGCCATGTACGGCCTGGGCGCGCCGCGCGCTCTCAACAACAAGGGCGCCGGCGCCGACACGCTAGAGTCCATAGTAGACCAAGCCACCTTCAGCCTCCCCCACGCCAAATCTGCCGCCTTGGTTCCTTGGCTCGACCACGGCgccggcgccgccgccgcgaGCATGGACGCCCTGGTGCCGTGCAACAACGAAAAGCATGAGAACACGGTGGGATCGTGCAGCGGCTTGGCACGTGCGAGTTACACGAGCGACGGGAGAGACAGCCTGCTTGATTCTTGCGACAGAGAATTCGCAGCCTCCCTATGGTCGCCGGAAAACACCAGCTCCGGCGAAGATTGCACCAAGACCTCTGCCGAGGACCACGAAACCGTTTGCTACGGCGGATCACAG aGGCAGGCAGGGAAAAAAAGCAACAGAAAATTGGGAATTGGaaaatcatcaattatttCAGCTAAAGTTAGGGCAGCTGCCATCCATAACCAGTCTGAGAGA AGAAGAAGGGacaaaattaatgaaagaATGAAGACATTGCAGAAGTTGGTCCCCAATTCCAGCAAG ACGGATAAGGCGTCAATGTTGGATGAAGTAATAGATTACATGAAACAATTGCAAGCACAAGTGCAGATGATGAGTAGGATGAGTATGCCATCCATGAATATGATGATGCCATTGTCCATGCAACAACACCTTCAGATGTCTATGATGACTCCAACCATGGCCATGCCTATGCCCATGGGAGTCATGGACATCGGTCGCGCCACTGGAATGTTGCCCATGATGCCCTCGTCCACTGGATTCATGCCATGGGACATCCAGCCTCCACCGCCCACGCCCGACTTTTTATCCAACTTCTTTGCCACTCAACCGCAA CCAATGACGGTCGATGGCTACACCAGATTGGCAGCTATGTATCAGCAGTTGCAACAAACGTCTGCGATGACTGCCTcaaaaaaatga
- the LOC125223772 gene encoding F-box protein At5g51370-like isoform X1 gives MSSSPRKDPIFNPNSNHNKRMIPSPDDALKHALLKLRPRTVSQSGSTSPYSESEPESDSSNPNHLPAAADCTALLSDELLLEVLGRIRDRKQHIANSLVCRRWCVLCGKLVKSIKLIDWEFLESGRMSFRFPNLEDVNLVPACIKSARNSGILLSNSLIEVRLSSGMLENGEGMFVRKGDVVESKAIDGGVAILAEGCKNLRRVALMNVSEEGLNCLAKECELLQEMELHNCGDFALRGIYNCRNLQILKLNGNINGVYGSVVSDIGLTILAQGCSRLVKLELVGCEGSYDGIKAIGQCCQMLEELTICDHRMEGGWLSALSYCRNLKSLSFQSCKNIDENPGLDEHLGSCMMLEELHLRKCQMRDKQGVKALFVVCRRIRELVLEDCWGLDDSIFTAATVFSRSIRSLSLEGCSLLTTQGLESVVLSWKELNRLRVVSCNNIKDSEITAELATLFSILKELKWQPDSRSILSASLAGTGIGQKGSRSLRWK, from the exons ATGTCGTCCTCACCTCGAAAAGACCCAATCTTCAACCCTAATTCCAACCACAACAAGAGGATGATTCCCAGCCCGGATGACGCACTGAAGCATGCTCTCCTCAAATTGCGCCCGCGCACCGTCTCGCAATCCGGGTCAACCTCTCCCTACTCCGAGTCCGAGCCCGAATCCGATTCGTCAAACCCTAACCATCTTCCTGCCGCCGCCGACTGCACCGCTCTTCTCTCGGATGAGCTGCTGCTGGAGGTGTTGGGTAGAATTCGTGACAGGAAGCAGCACATTGCGAATTCATTGGTTTGCCGGAGGTGGTGCGTGCTGTGCGGGAAGCTGGTTAAGTCGATTAAGTTAATTGATTGGGAGTTTTTGGAGTCAGGTAGAATGAGCTTTCGCTTTCCTAATTTAGAAGATGTTAATTTAGTTCCGGCTTGTATTAAATCTGCTAGAAATTCTGGTATTTTGTTGAGTAATAGCTTGATTGAGGTTCGTCTGAGTTCGGGGATGTTGGAAAATGGCGAAGGGATGTTCGTTAGGAAGGGGGATGTTGTTGAGTCGAAGGCTATCGATGGAGGGGTGGCGATATTAGCTGAAGGGTGCAAGAATTTGAGGAGAGTGGCGTTGATGAATGTTAGCGAAGAAGGGCTAAATTGCTTGGCGAAGGAATGTGAGTTGTTGCAGGAGATGGAGTTGCATAACTGTGGTGATTTCGCACTGAGGGGGATTTATAATTGCAGGAATTTGCAGATTTTGAAGTTGAATGGGAATATAAACGGTGTTTATGGCTCTGTGGTTTCTGATATTGGATTGACTATACTGGCACAAGGATGCAGCCGACTAGTGAAGCTTGAGCTGGTGGGATGTGAGGGGAGTTATGACGGTATCAAGGCAATTGGGCAGTGTTGCCAGATGTTGGAGGAGTTAACGATATGTGATCATAGGATGGAAGGAGGGTGGTTGTCGGCTTTGTCATACTGTAGGAACTTGAAGAGTTTGAGTTTCCAGTCGTGTAAGAATATTGATGAAAATCCCGGACTAGATGAGCATTTAGGATCATGTATGATGCTTGAGGAGTTGCATTTGAGGAAGTGCCAAATGCGAGACAAGCAGGGTGTGAAGGCGTTGTTTGTAGTGTGTCGGAGGATTAGAGAGCTGGTTCTTGAGGACTGTTGGGGATTGGATGACAGTATCTTTACTGCTGCCACTGTTTTTAG CAGGAGCATAAGATCTCTCTCACTGGAAGGATGCTCGTTACTGACAACACAAGGACTAGAATCCGTAGTTCTATCTTGGAAGGAGCTCAATAGGCTTAGAGTAGTTTCATGTAACAACATTAAAGACAGTGAAATAACCGCAGAACTAGCGACTTTATTTTCCATTCTCAAAGAGCTGAAGTGGCAGCCGGATTCCCGGTCAATCCTATCTGCTAGCCTTGCTGGTACAGGTATTGGACAAAAAGGCAGTAGATCTCTGAGATGGAAGTGA
- the LOC125224504 gene encoding protein transport protein Sec61 subunit beta-like, translating to MATGGAAPERGTAAAAAANLRRRRTGGGGGGAGGGTSGTMLQFYTDDAPGLKISPNVVLVMSIGFIAFVAVLHVAGKLYFVRKE from the coding sequence ATGGCAACAGGTGGAGCTGCACCCGAACGAGGAACTGCTGCCGCTGCTGCAGCTAATCTTCGGAGGAGGAGAacaggtggaggtggaggtggagcgGGTGGTGGAACTAGTGGGACCATGCTTCAGTTTTATACCGACGATGCCCCAGGGCTTAAGATTTCTCCAAATGTTGTTCTTGTGATGAGCATTGGTTTCATAGCTTTTGTTGCTGTACTTCATGTTGCGGGCAAGCTCTACTTTGTCCGCAAGGAGTAG